The Stenotrophomonas maltophilia genome segment GCCCGGCACGGCACGGCAGAATGTACGCCCCCGCGCGAGGGCCCTGGTTCGCCGTAGCGCCTGGAGTTTCCCGTTCGATCGTCAAGGAGACGACATGCATTCACCCGCACCGCGCCAGCGCTGGCTGGCCTGGGCGTTGCTGCTGGCCGCACCGATGGCCGCCGCACAGTCACCACAATGCGGCCTGTTCAAGGCCGACGAAGGCAGCAGCACGCTGCGCATCAGCTCACCCAACCGTGGCGAGCAGAAGCACTTCGGCAGTGCACCGTCTCCGGTCGCGTTCCAGCAGATCGACGGAAAGCTGCAACTGGTGAACCTGGAACATGGCCTGCCCAGCGCGCTGCAGGTGCGCGACCGTGGCCGCACGGTCGAGGTGGATGGCACGACCTACATCCTGCTGGCCCCCGAACAATGCGCCGCCGCAGCCACACCGGCTGAAGGCAGCTGCCTGGCCAATGCCGTGGCCTGCCTGGACAACCGTCACGAAGCCACTCCGGCCGCGCTGGAAGCAGGGTGCCGGGAAGGCGTGCCCGGCATGTGCCTGCAACTGGCTGATCGTTGGCATGAGGAGGCTAAACCTGTCGTCGAAGCCGATCCTGTCCAGCAGAAGGCGGCCCTCGACGCCGCCCTGTCCGGTATCAAGCTCCCCGCTGCCTGTGACAACGGTGGCTTCGAACAGGAAACCCCGGCATGTGCCGCCGCGCTCGAGGCCGACCCCGCAGTGCAGGCGCAGCTGGTCAAGGCCGCGATGACGGCAGCCATGACCGAAGCCATGGTGACGATGACGGCGCCGACCGTGCCGGTGATCATTCCGGCTGAGCGGCGGCAACAGTTGTTGCGGCTGTGCCGCGAGGTAGCGCATGGCGGCTTCTGCGAGCGGGTGGCCGAACTGTCCTGGGACGCGGGAGATCCCCTGCTGGCGGTGCAGGCGCTGGCTGCGGCCTGTACACCGGGCAACGACACCGCCACCTGCGAGCGTCTACCGGCGTTGCAGGCGCTGGGCGCATCATTGCAACCGCAACCGGCAACGGCCCTGCCCTGCGGCAACTACCGGGCCGATGGCGGTCTGATGGACACGCTGGACTTCGGTGACAACGGCCTGGTCGGCGTTGGCTGGAACAGTCATCTCCGCGCCCGCGTCGAAGAGGGCGACATCCGCATCCGCCACGACAGGGGCGGCGACTTCGTGCTGCGTCCGCTGCCTGGCGGCCAACTGCTGGGCCTGGATACCTGGACCCGCTTCCAGGTGTTCACCCCCACTGGCGATGGCCCGGGCCGCTGCAGTGCACCGAAGCAATACACCGTGCTGCCGCTACCCCAGGATTGCCCGCAGGCGCTCGCTGCCGGCGGGGCGGAAGCCTGCTGCGCGCAGGGCAAGCTGCAGGGCTGCAACGTACTCGGCAACCGCCTTGCGCTGTCCGGGCACTGGCTGCAGGCCGCCGAGCACTACACCACGGTCTGCCGCGCCGGCGTCCGCGAGGGCTGCGAGAACCTGGTCACGGCCCAGGGCAACGATGCCGAGGTGGATGCACATGCACTGCTGGACCGGCTGTGCAAGGCCGACCGCAGTGGCCTGCACGTGGCCTGCGACGTGCTCGGCACCCAGAACTGGGAACTGATCGATCTGGGCCGCGCGCTGCAGAAGGCGGCCGATGACGCGGCATCAGACGACACCCCGCCGCCACGCCATTCCAACCGCAAGCGCTGAGCCGGCCAGGGCCTGTCCGCAGCTTCGGGCGGGCCCTGCGGTAAAGTACGCGCCATGAACGAATTCGAGCGCGTGCGCGCCTACCTCACCGACCTGCAGGACCGCATCTGTGCGGCGATCGAGGCCGTCGATGGCCGGGCCCGCTTCCAGGAAGACCTGTGGCAGCGTGCCGAGGGCGGCGGTGGGCGCACCCGCGTGCTGCGCGACGGCGCGGTGTTCGAGCAGGCCGGTATCGGCTTTTCCGATGTGTCCGGCAGCCGCCTGCCGCCGTCGGCCTCGGCCAACCGCCCGGAACTGGCCGGCGCCTCCTGGCGCGCCACCGGCGTGTCGCTGGTGTTCCACCCGCTCAACCCCTACGTGCCGACCACCCATGCCAACGTGCGCTTCTTCCAGGCGCAGCGCGATGGTGAAGTGGTGGCCAGCTGGTTCGGCGGCGGCTTCGACCTGACCCCGTTCTATCCGTTCGACGAGGATGTGCAGCACTGGCACAAGGTGGCACGCGATCTGTGTGCGCCGTTCGGCGACGAACGCTATGCCGCGCACAAGCGCTGGTGTGATGAGTACTTCTTCCTGCGCCACCGCAATGAAACGCGCGGCGTCGGCGGGCTGTTCTTCGACGACCTGCACGGCGACTTCGAGCGCGACTTCGCTTATCTGCGTGCGGTCGGCGATGGTTTCCTCGACGCCTACCTGCCGATCGTGCAGCAGCGCAAGGACGCCCTCTATGGCGAGCGCGAACGCGAGTTCCAGCTGTACCGCCGCGGCCGCTACGTGGAGTTCAACCTGGTCTACGACCGCGGCACGCTGTTCGGCCTGCAGAGCGGCGGCCGCAGCGAGAGCATCCTGATGAGCCTGCCGCCACGGGTGCGCTGGGAGTACGGCTTCGCGCCGGAAGCGGGCAGCGCCGAGGCGCGCCTGGCCGACTATCTGGTGCCGCGCGACTGGCTGTGATCTTCCGGCGCCACGCCTGACCCGTGGCGCCCTCTCCTGCCTGTGGTGCGCCCCGCACCGGACAGGCCCTGCTCACTTCCTTCAAGGATGACCCCATGCCCGCTGCTGTTTCCCCCCGCCCTCGCGCCGCGGGCTGGCGTGCCCTGCTGGTGCTCGCGCTGGCCTCGGCCAGCCTGCCGGCCGCCGCGCAGTCGATGGCCTGCGGCACCTACAAGGACAGCAACGGCAACACCACGCTGACCCTGG includes the following:
- the hemF gene encoding oxygen-dependent coproporphyrinogen oxidase, coding for MNEFERVRAYLTDLQDRICAAIEAVDGRARFQEDLWQRAEGGGGRTRVLRDGAVFEQAGIGFSDVSGSRLPPSASANRPELAGASWRATGVSLVFHPLNPYVPTTHANVRFFQAQRDGEVVASWFGGGFDLTPFYPFDEDVQHWHKVARDLCAPFGDERYAAHKRWCDEYFFLRHRNETRGVGGLFFDDLHGDFERDFAYLRAVGDGFLDAYLPIVQQRKDALYGEREREFQLYRRGRYVEFNLVYDRGTLFGLQSGGRSESILMSLPPRVRWEYGFAPEAGSAEARLADYLVPRDWL